From Deltaproteobacteria bacterium HGW-Deltaproteobacteria-4, one genomic window encodes:
- the rpiB gene encoding ribose 5-phosphate isomerase B — translation MIAIGSDHGGLQLKDAIRNYLVGRGLTVDDLGTNNEESVDYPDFGARVAQAVSSQAIAKGILICGTGIGMSIAANKFPGIRAALVWDDFTAQMAKEHNDANILVLGGRVLAVDDACRMVGIWLDTAFAGGRHQGRLDKIAQIEEDVRHGRL, via the coding sequence ATGATTGCCATTGGCAGTGACCACGGTGGTTTGCAGCTCAAAGACGCCATCAGAAATTATCTAGTTGGTCGCGGCTTGACAGTCGATGACCTCGGTACCAATAATGAAGAATCGGTCGATTACCCTGATTTCGGGGCGCGGGTGGCGCAAGCCGTCTCCAGTCAGGCCATCGCTAAAGGTATTCTGATCTGTGGCACCGGCATCGGTATGTCGATCGCAGCTAACAAATTCCCTGGTATTCGTGCCGCCCTGGTTTGGGATGATTTTACCGCGCAGATGGCCAAAGAGCACAATGATGCCAACATTCTTGTGCTCGGCGGACGGGTCCTTGCTGTCGATGATGCCTGCCGTATGGTCGGAATCTGGCTCGATACCGCCTTTGCCGGCGGTCGCCATCAGGGACGTCTCGACAAAATTGCGCAAATTGAAGAGGATGTCCGGCACGGACGTCTCTAG